In Kineococcus sp. NBC_00420, a single genomic region encodes these proteins:
- a CDS encoding class II 3-deoxy-7-phosphoheptulonate synthase — translation MSTPTTTNSAGLSSITWPDLPAAQQPQWPDAAALAEVHAELASYPPLVFAGESDQLRGQLAEAARGEAFLLQGGDCAETFAGATADGIRRRLKTMLQMSAVLTYGASLPIIKVGRMAGQFSKPRSSNDETRDGVTLPAYRGDAVNDYAFTPESRIPDPQRLLRAYHTSSATLNLIRAFTTGGYADLRKVHEWNRGFAATAANAKYDSLAHDIDKAMKFMAACGADFDALQTVQFWSSHEALLLDYERPLTRTLDEEPPLSGPAAEDVRQGGPYDVAAHMVWIGERTRQLDGAHVDFAAKIRNPIGIKLGPKTSVDDALALIDKVDPYREPGRLTFITRMGASTIREALPALVEGVTKSGAQVTWVCDPMHGNTITSTSGYKTRRFDDVVDEVRGFFEVHQALGTVPGGLHVELTGDDVTECLGGAMEIDDAALATRYESLCDPRLNHQQSLELAFLAAEMLSKR, via the coding sequence GTGAGCACTCCCACGACGACGAACTCCGCGGGTCTGTCCAGCATCACGTGGCCCGACCTGCCCGCCGCCCAGCAGCCGCAGTGGCCGGACGCCGCCGCGCTGGCCGAGGTGCACGCGGAGCTCGCGTCGTATCCGCCCCTCGTCTTCGCGGGGGAGTCCGACCAGCTGCGCGGTCAGCTGGCCGAGGCCGCCCGGGGCGAGGCGTTCCTGCTGCAGGGCGGGGACTGCGCCGAGACGTTCGCCGGCGCCACGGCCGACGGCATCCGCCGCCGGCTGAAGACGATGCTGCAGATGTCCGCCGTCCTCACCTACGGGGCCAGCCTGCCGATCATCAAGGTCGGTCGCATGGCGGGGCAGTTCTCCAAGCCGCGCTCCAGCAACGACGAGACCCGCGACGGCGTCACGCTTCCCGCCTACCGCGGCGACGCCGTCAACGACTACGCGTTCACCCCCGAGTCGCGGATCCCCGACCCGCAGCGACTGCTCCGCGCCTACCACACGTCCTCCGCGACGCTGAACCTCATCCGGGCGTTCACGACCGGTGGGTACGCGGACCTGCGCAAGGTCCACGAGTGGAACCGCGGCTTCGCGGCCACCGCGGCCAACGCCAAGTACGACTCCCTCGCGCACGACATCGACAAGGCCATGAAGTTCATGGCGGCCTGCGGCGCTGACTTCGACGCCCTGCAGACCGTCCAGTTCTGGTCCAGCCACGAGGCGCTGCTGCTCGACTACGAGCGTCCGCTGACCCGGACCCTCGACGAGGAACCGCCGCTCAGCGGTCCCGCCGCCGAGGACGTGCGCCAGGGCGGTCCCTACGACGTCGCCGCGCACATGGTCTGGATCGGGGAGCGCACCCGTCAGCTCGACGGTGCGCACGTGGACTTCGCCGCGAAGATCCGCAACCCCATCGGGATCAAGCTGGGGCCGAAGACCTCCGTCGACGACGCGCTCGCGCTCATCGACAAGGTCGACCCCTACCGCGAACCGGGCCGGTTGACGTTCATCACGCGCATGGGCGCCTCGACGATCCGCGAGGCCCTGCCCGCCCTCGTCGAGGGGGTCACGAAGTCCGGCGCCCAGGTCACCTGGGTCTGCGACCCGATGCACGGCAACACGATCACCTCGACCAGTGGGTACAAGACCCGTCGCTTCGACGACGTCGTGGACGAGGTCCGCGGGTTCTTCGAGGTCCACCAGGCCCTGGGCACCGTGCCCGGCGGCCTGCACGTCGAACTCACCGGGGACGACGTCACCGAGTGCCTCGGTGGGGCCATGGAGATCGACGACGCGGCGCTGGCGACCCGCTACGAGTCGCTGTGCGACCCGCGGCTGAACCACCAGCAGTCGCTGGAGCTCGCCTTCCTCGCGGCGGAGATGCTCTCCAAGCGCTGA
- the pknB gene encoding Stk1 family PASTA domain-containing Ser/Thr kinase, with the protein MDATLSDPLVGRRLDGRYRVLGRIGRGGMGVVYRAEDERLDRAVAVKVLRADLAHDPAARARFVTEAKSAARIGHPGVVAVLDQGVDHEGGVETAYLVMELVDGRTLRDVVLDAGALTPGEALKVTASVLEALAEAHRKGVLHRDVKTANVLVADDGRVKVADFGLARAASPGGQSTTVGMGDLMGTAEYLAPEQLESRTTDARSDVYGVGVMLYEMLTGAPPFTGESPFTIAYKHVHEQVPLPSTRAPGLSPSLDALVLDALAKDPDERPDDAGEMLEQLRAVQASLTPEQLAARPPRPAGAAAPGSTTRIGKTAAAVPEKRPAPTEGHRSRRGLLVGLVLLVLAVAAGLAWYFTAGPGAYTTTPPVAGKSPQEATSTLQAAGLAVDEQQGFSDTVAQGLVVSSDPGEGGRVRKDGTVTIVVSQGVQQFAVPEVVGKTRDEAEQLLTGTGLTIGNVSEQFDEKVPDGSIVAATPDVGQVVPHDSRVDLVVSKGREPIGVPGVVNQTQDAAQKAITAAGLSVGKITQQVSESVAAGEVISQTPPDGTLFRGDAVDLVVSSGPPLVAVPAVQGTQVDAARAKLQGLGFQVQVNNVLGGVFGTVRSSDPEAGTSIPKGSTITLTVV; encoded by the coding sequence GTGGACGCAACCCTCTCCGACCCCCTCGTCGGGCGACGCCTCGACGGGCGCTACCGCGTCCTGGGACGGATCGGGCGAGGTGGGATGGGTGTCGTCTACCGCGCCGAGGACGAGCGGCTCGACCGCGCCGTCGCCGTGAAGGTCCTCCGGGCCGACCTCGCCCACGACCCGGCCGCCCGCGCCCGGTTCGTCACCGAGGCGAAGTCGGCGGCGCGGATCGGGCACCCCGGGGTCGTCGCGGTGCTCGACCAGGGCGTCGACCACGAGGGTGGCGTCGAGACGGCGTACCTGGTGATGGAGCTCGTCGACGGCCGGACCCTGCGCGACGTGGTCCTCGACGCGGGGGCCCTCACCCCCGGTGAGGCGCTGAAGGTCACCGCCAGCGTGCTCGAGGCGCTGGCCGAAGCCCACCGCAAGGGCGTCCTGCACCGCGACGTGAAGACCGCCAACGTCCTCGTCGCCGACGACGGCCGGGTCAAGGTCGCGGACTTCGGTCTCGCCCGCGCCGCCAGTCCCGGGGGGCAGAGCACCACCGTCGGCATGGGCGACCTGATGGGCACCGCGGAGTACCTGGCCCCCGAGCAGCTGGAGTCGCGGACCACCGACGCCCGCAGCGACGTCTACGGCGTCGGCGTCATGCTCTACGAGATGCTCACGGGCGCTCCTCCGTTCACGGGTGAGAGCCCGTTCACGATCGCCTACAAGCACGTGCACGAGCAGGTCCCGCTGCCCTCGACCCGTGCGCCCGGGCTGTCCCCCTCGCTGGACGCCCTCGTCCTCGACGCCCTGGCCAAGGACCCCGACGAACGTCCCGACGACGCCGGGGAGATGCTCGAGCAGCTGCGCGCGGTGCAGGCCTCGCTGACCCCGGAACAGCTCGCCGCCCGTCCGCCCCGCCCCGCCGGTGCGGCCGCGCCGGGCAGCACGACCCGCATCGGCAAGACCGCCGCGGCTGTCCCGGAGAAGCGACCCGCGCCGACCGAGGGCCACCGTTCCCGCCGCGGCCTGCTGGTCGGACTGGTCCTGCTCGTGCTCGCCGTCGCCGCCGGACTGGCCTGGTACTTCACCGCCGGCCCCGGCGCGTACACCACGACCCCGCCGGTCGCGGGGAAGTCACCGCAGGAGGCCACCAGCACCCTGCAGGCCGCGGGTCTCGCCGTTGACGAGCAGCAGGGGTTCAGCGACACCGTCGCCCAGGGCCTGGTGGTGTCCAGCGACCCCGGGGAAGGCGGTCGCGTCCGCAAGGACGGCACCGTCACGATCGTCGTCTCCCAGGGCGTCCAGCAGTTCGCCGTCCCCGAGGTCGTCGGCAAGACCCGGGACGAGGCGGAACAGCTCCTCACCGGTACCGGCCTCACGATCGGGAACGTCAGCGAGCAGTTCGACGAGAAGGTCCCGGACGGCTCGATCGTGGCCGCCACCCCGGACGTGGGGCAGGTCGTGCCCCACGACTCCAGGGTCGACCTCGTCGTCTCGAAGGGCCGGGAGCCGATCGGCGTGCCCGGAGTCGTGAACCAGACGCAGGACGCCGCCCAGAAGGCCATCACCGCCGCAGGTCTGTCGGTGGGCAAGATCACCCAGCAGGTCAGCGAGAGCGTCGCGGCCGGTGAGGTCATCTCGCAGACACCCCCCGACGGGACGCTGTTCCGCGGTGACGCCGTCGACCTCGTCGTCTCCTCGGGTCCGCCGCTGGTGGCCGTCCCGGCCGTGCAGGGCACGCAGGTCGACGCGGCCCGCGCCAAGCTCCAGGGACTCGGGTTCCAGGTCCAGGTGAACAACGTCCTCGGCGGGGTGTTCGGCACCGTCCGCTCCAGCGACCCCGAGGCCGGCACGTCGATCCCCAAGGGCTCGACGATCACCCTCACCGTCGTCTGA
- a CDS encoding LysM peptidoglycan-binding domain-containing protein → MADDHDPSDAPEKNSRRGRWLAAALVGAAAPTALVPATATAAHAATPEETVTVQLGDTVGAIANRSGTTVDAIVEANGLDRGATIVEGQRLRIPRPEATGSDAGDAPAGGSYTVRPGDTLGAIAVAQGTTVGALREANGLSADGFIRAGQVLTLSGGTGAGAGPTTRTGSTTYTVRAGDTLSHIAQTTGVSVDDLVALNGLDDTGFILEGQALQLGGRPTTATQAPAPQPTQAATVSEAVETNRAKLQASAQPSRDEMREIIRSTAVKLGVDPSLALAIGYQESGFTMKVVSGANAIGAMQVIPSSGEWASDLLGRPIDLFDARDNARAGVAILRTLVANNPPDVAIASYYQGQASVRSRGMYDDTRRYVANVQTLQARFS, encoded by the coding sequence ATGGCCGACGACCACGACCCCAGCGACGCACCCGAGAAGAACTCCCGGCGCGGCCGGTGGCTGGCCGCCGCCCTCGTCGGGGCCGCCGCTCCCACCGCGCTCGTCCCCGCCACGGCCACCGCGGCCCACGCCGCGACGCCGGAGGAGACCGTCACCGTCCAGCTCGGCGACACCGTGGGGGCGATCGCGAACCGCTCCGGCACCACCGTCGACGCGATCGTGGAGGCCAACGGCCTCGACCGCGGCGCCACCATCGTCGAGGGCCAGCGCCTGCGGATCCCCCGGCCCGAGGCGACCGGCAGCGACGCCGGTGACGCGCCCGCCGGTGGCAGCTACACCGTCCGCCCCGGTGACACCCTCGGGGCGATCGCCGTGGCGCAGGGCACCACCGTCGGTGCCCTGCGTGAGGCCAACGGGCTCAGCGCCGACGGGTTCATCCGCGCCGGTCAGGTCCTCACACTGTCCGGCGGCACGGGTGCCGGCGCCGGACCCACCACCCGCACGGGCAGCACGACGTACACCGTCCGCGCCGGGGACACCCTGTCCCACATCGCGCAGACGACCGGGGTGAGCGTCGACGACCTCGTCGCGCTCAACGGCCTCGACGACACCGGCTTCATCCTCGAGGGCCAGGCGCTGCAGCTCGGCGGCCGCCCCACGACGGCGACGCAGGCCCCGGCCCCGCAGCCGACCCAGGCGGCCACCGTCAGCGAAGCCGTCGAGACCAACCGCGCGAAGCTGCAGGCCTCCGCCCAGCCGAGCCGCGACGAGATGCGCGAGATCATCCGCTCCACCGCGGTGAAGCTCGGGGTGGACCCGTCGCTGGCGCTGGCCATCGGCTACCAGGAGTCCGGCTTCACCATGAAGGTCGTCTCCGGCGCCAACGCCATCGGCGCGATGCAGGTCATCCCGAGCTCCGGTGAGTGGGCCTCGGACCTGCTGGGACGACCCATCGACCTGTTCGACGCGCGCGACAACGCGCGGGCCGGGGTGGCGATCCTGCGCACGCTCGTCGCCAACAACCCGCCGGACGTCGCGATCGCGTCCTACTACCAGGGTCAGGCGTCGGTGCGCTCGCGCGGGATGTACGACGACACGCGTCGTTACGTGGCCAACGTGCAGACACTGCAGGCGCGCTTCAGCTGA
- a CDS encoding Rv2175c family DNA-binding protein — MVAPLRAEIARETGTDELDALVPEWLTVPDVAEVAGVDQREVRRWLQERELVAVRRGERAVAHVPAGFVTPEGPLNHLKGTLSVLADSGFTDTESIGWLYTPDDTLPGTPVDALKANRKTEIRRRAQALSF; from the coding sequence GTGGTTGCACCGCTGAGAGCAGAGATCGCCCGTGAGACGGGTACCGACGAACTGGACGCCCTCGTCCCCGAGTGGCTGACCGTCCCCGACGTGGCCGAGGTGGCCGGCGTCGACCAGCGCGAGGTCCGGCGCTGGCTGCAGGAACGTGAACTGGTGGCCGTCCGTCGCGGGGAACGTGCCGTCGCGCACGTCCCCGCCGGATTCGTCACCCCTGAGGGTCCGCTGAACCACCTGAAGGGCACGTTGTCGGTGCTCGCCGACTCCGGCTTCACCGACACCGAGTCCATCGGGTGGCTCTACACGCCGGACGACACGCTGCCGGGCACGCCCGTCGACGCGCTGAAGGCGAACCGCAAGACCGAGATCCGCCGTCGCGCGCAGGCCCTCAGCTTCTGA
- a CDS encoding phytoene/squalene synthase family protein, whose amino-acid sequence MPRSSAAALDAAAATDPALHDPELRAAFETCRRLHADHGKTYYLATLLLPAAKRPYVWALYGFARYADEFVDSFTDPDPDALVAWSDDFLKSLDEDGPHDPVGRAMAVTMRRWDIPREQVEAFLDSMRMDITETGYPTYADLDRYVYGSAAVIGLQMLPILEPLTPDAVAPARALGVAFQLTNFIRDVGEDLDRGRVYLPGEDLTRFGLTREDLFAARRAGTTPQAVRDLLAFETERTRELYAEAELGLDMVHPTSRDCLRTAYLLYGGILDEVERAGYDVLARRVRVSGRRRLAVALPGLVRARRARREESRWRTAAR is encoded by the coding sequence CTGCCCCGCAGCAGCGCCGCGGCCCTGGACGCGGCCGCGGCGACCGACCCCGCGCTGCACGACCCGGAGCTGCGCGCCGCGTTCGAGACCTGCCGGCGCCTGCACGCCGACCACGGGAAGACGTACTACCTGGCGACGTTGCTGCTGCCCGCGGCGAAGCGTCCCTACGTGTGGGCGCTGTACGGGTTCGCCCGCTACGCCGACGAGTTCGTCGACTCCTTCACCGACCCCGACCCGGACGCTCTCGTCGCGTGGTCCGACGACTTCCTGAAGTCGTTGGACGAGGACGGCCCGCACGACCCGGTCGGGCGGGCGATGGCGGTGACGATGCGCCGTTGGGACATCCCGCGGGAGCAGGTCGAGGCGTTCCTGGACTCGATGCGGATGGACATCACCGAGACCGGCTACCCCACCTACGCGGACCTGGACCGCTACGTCTACGGGTCCGCGGCGGTCATCGGTCTGCAGATGCTGCCGATCCTGGAGCCGCTCACCCCGGACGCCGTCGCGCCGGCCCGCGCCCTGGGCGTGGCGTTCCAGCTGACGAACTTCATCCGCGACGTCGGTGAGGACCTCGACCGCGGTCGGGTCTACCTGCCCGGTGAGGACCTCACGCGGTTCGGGCTGACCCGCGAGGACCTCTTCGCCGCGCGCAGGGCGGGGACGACACCGCAGGCCGTCCGCGACCTGCTCGCCTTCGAGACCGAGCGGACCCGGGAGCTGTACGCCGAGGCGGAGCTCGGGCTGGACATGGTCCACCCGACCAGCCGGGACTGCCTGCGCACGGCGTACCTGCTCTACGGCGGGATCCTCGACGAGGTCGAGCGCGCCGGGTACGACGTCCTCGCACGCCGGGTGCGGGTCAGCGGACGCCGTCGCCTGGCCGTCGCCCTGCCCGGCCTGGTCCGGGCCCGGCGGGCGCGCCGCGAGGAGTCGCGCTGGCGGACCGCTGCCCGCTGA
- a CDS encoding polyprenyl synthetase family protein, which translates to MPPASSAHPTVTSDLRRAVSEVLDDFLRDQAAVLSEVSDDCTPILDAISSLLSGGKRLRPAFCYWGFRGVGGDLPDEGIVTAAASLELFQAAALIHDDVMDDSDTRRGQPAVHRRFASLHAAQGWDGSGERFGLAGAVLAGDLCLGWSDELFSRARLDPDALDRGRRIFNVMRTQLMGGQYLDMLEQASSDQRGAAGAVDRARRVVTFKSAKYSIEHPLLLGGSLAGASTDLLADYSRFGLALGEAFQLRDDVLGVFGDPTETGKPAGDDLREGKRTVLVGLAVQAADPAQAAQIKRYLGAPDLDASGVQTLRQVLVDTGALTGVEKIISEQVDVACATLDAADVSEPARAALHELVVAATSRRS; encoded by the coding sequence GTGCCGCCCGCCTCCTCCGCCCACCCGACGGTGACCAGCGATCTGCGACGTGCCGTCTCGGAGGTCCTCGACGACTTCCTGCGGGACCAGGCCGCGGTCCTGAGCGAGGTCAGTGACGACTGCACACCGATCCTCGACGCGATCTCGTCGTTGCTCTCCGGTGGGAAGCGGTTGCGTCCGGCGTTCTGCTACTGGGGTTTCCGCGGCGTCGGTGGCGACCTCCCCGACGAGGGCATCGTGACCGCCGCCGCGTCGCTGGAACTCTTCCAGGCGGCGGCGCTCATCCACGACGACGTGATGGACGACTCCGACACCCGCCGGGGCCAGCCCGCCGTGCACCGCCGTTTCGCGTCGCTGCACGCGGCGCAGGGCTGGGACGGCAGCGGCGAGCGGTTCGGGCTGGCCGGGGCGGTCCTCGCGGGCGACCTGTGCCTGGGGTGGAGCGACGAACTCTTCTCCCGGGCCCGCCTGGACCCCGACGCCCTGGACCGCGGCCGGCGGATCTTCAACGTGATGCGCACGCAGCTCATGGGTGGGCAGTACCTCGACATGCTCGAGCAGGCGTCCTCGGACCAGCGCGGTGCCGCCGGCGCCGTGGACCGGGCCCGGCGGGTCGTGACGTTCAAGAGCGCGAAGTACTCCATCGAGCACCCGCTGCTGCTGGGGGGCTCGCTGGCCGGGGCCTCGACCGACCTGCTGGCCGACTACTCGCGCTTCGGGCTGGCGCTGGGTGAGGCGTTCCAGCTGCGCGACGACGTCCTGGGCGTGTTCGGTGATCCCACCGAGACGGGCAAACCCGCTGGGGACGACCTCCGGGAGGGCAAGCGCACCGTGCTGGTCGGTCTGGCCGTGCAGGCCGCCGACCCCGCCCAGGCCGCGCAGATCAAGCGCTACCTGGGCGCCCCCGACCTGGACGCCTCGGGCGTCCAGACCTTGCGACAGGTTCTGGTGGACACCGGTGCCCTGACTGGAGTGGAGAAGATCATTTCCGAACAGGTAGACGTGGCCTGCGCGACGCTGGACGCCGCCGACGTGAGCGAACCGGCCCGCGCCGCGCTGCACGAACTCGTCGTCGCCGCCACGAGCCGTCGCTCGTGA
- a CDS encoding CDP-alcohol phosphatidyltransferase family protein, translating to MDREAYLRAWRALHGGTHANALVRGWLSAAHALARPLAGAGVPPAAITLSGGALAVVAAAVAVLGGRGGVAAVAAGALLAIAGIFDNLDGAVAVMTGRTSRRGALLDAACDRVGDAACAVVLWGCGAPAWLVLTAGGFAQLQEYLRARGQGLGVDDVRIVSVAERPVRLAIAASCAAATAVVVWLDWATLGAGVWAVLGFIGLVQVATAVGRRL from the coding sequence ATGGATCGAGAGGCGTACCTGCGCGCCTGGCGTGCACTGCACGGTGGAACGCACGCCAACGCCCTCGTCCGCGGCTGGCTCAGCGCGGCGCACGCCCTCGCCCGCCCGCTCGCCGGGGCCGGCGTCCCCCCGGCGGCGATCACGCTGTCCGGCGGTGCCCTCGCGGTCGTCGCGGCGGCCGTCGCCGTGCTCGGTGGCCGCGGCGGGGTGGCGGCGGTGGCGGCCGGCGCGCTGCTCGCGATCGCCGGGATCTTCGACAACCTCGACGGTGCCGTCGCGGTCATGACGGGCCGGACCAGCCGCCGCGGCGCGCTGCTCGACGCGGCCTGCGACCGGGTCGGCGACGCCGCGTGCGCCGTCGTGCTCTGGGGGTGCGGCGCCCCGGCCTGGTTGGTCCTCACCGCGGGCGGGTTCGCCCAGCTGCAGGAGTACCTGCGCGCGCGGGGTCAGGGCCTCGGCGTCGACGACGTGCGGATCGTCTCCGTCGCCGAACGCCCCGTCCGGCTCGCGATCGCCGCGTCCTGCGCCGCCGCCACCGCCGTCGTCGTCTGGCTGGACTGGGCGACGCTCGGCGCCGGGGTGTGGGCCGTCCTCGGCTTCATCGGGCTGGTGCAGGTCGCGACCGCGGTCGGCCGCCGGCTCTAG
- a CDS encoding phytoene desaturase family protein, with protein MSTVVVIGAGLGGLSVAARLAALGHRVELFEQAEEVGGKLGWFSRDGFSFDTGPSLLTLPAVQRDLFLKTGDPIESVLDVVPLDPIAHYRFADGTELDLPGGGMPVVAKALDEALGAGTGAQWTAFHRRAAAIWDVAREPFLESPLEGSRTLVRLARRRSDVTTVAPWASLRGLGRRYLSDPRLRVLLDRYATYSGSHPAKAPAALATVPFVEQAFGAWYVRGGLHGLARAVADRAGELGVRIHTGTPVAAVLNEGVRASGVRLADGTEVHADVVVSAVDAAQLYRTLLPRPRLAPRRSRRSTSGFVLLLALDGRTPGLRHHTVLFPDDYDAEFADLAAGRPVADPTVYVSAPDDPALRPDENSEAWFVLVNAPVHDPERGTDWSAPDLVRRHTRTVLETMASRGLDVRDRLRWSEVRTPADLERRTGSDGGAIYGTASNGARSAFLRPANRSPVPGLFLVGGSSHPGGGLPLVGLSARIVTDLIGPA; from the coding sequence CTGAGCACCGTCGTCGTCATCGGGGCGGGCCTCGGGGGGTTGTCGGTCGCGGCGCGACTGGCCGCCCTCGGGCACCGCGTGGAGCTCTTCGAGCAGGCCGAGGAGGTCGGCGGGAAGCTCGGCTGGTTCAGCCGGGACGGGTTCTCCTTCGACACCGGTCCGTCGCTGCTGACGCTGCCCGCGGTGCAGCGCGACCTGTTCCTCAAGACGGGTGACCCGATCGAGTCGGTGCTGGACGTCGTCCCGCTCGACCCGATCGCGCACTACCGCTTCGCCGACGGCACGGAACTCGACCTGCCGGGGGGCGGGATGCCGGTCGTCGCCAAGGCCCTGGACGAGGCCCTCGGGGCGGGGACGGGAGCGCAGTGGACGGCGTTCCACCGCCGCGCCGCGGCGATCTGGGACGTGGCCCGCGAACCGTTCCTCGAGTCCCCCCTGGAGGGTTCGCGAACGCTGGTGCGGTTGGCCCGCAGACGCTCCGACGTCACCACGGTGGCCCCGTGGGCGAGTCTGCGGGGATTGGGACGGCGCTACCTGAGTGACCCGCGCCTGCGGGTCCTGCTGGACCGCTACGCCACCTACTCCGGGTCCCACCCCGCGAAGGCGCCCGCCGCGCTGGCGACGGTGCCCTTCGTCGAGCAGGCCTTCGGCGCCTGGTACGTCCGCGGCGGGTTGCACGGGCTGGCGCGCGCCGTCGCGGACCGGGCGGGTGAGCTGGGGGTGCGGATCCACACCGGGACCCCGGTCGCCGCCGTGCTGAACGAGGGGGTCCGTGCGAGCGGGGTCCGCCTCGCCGACGGCACCGAGGTGCACGCCGACGTCGTCGTCTCGGCGGTGGACGCTGCGCAGCTGTACCGCACGCTGCTGCCCCGACCGCGGCTGGCGCCCCGCCGTTCGCGCCGCTCGACGTCGGGGTTCGTGCTGCTGCTGGCCCTGGACGGGCGGACCCCGGGGCTGCGTCACCACACGGTCCTCTTCCCCGACGACTACGACGCGGAGTTCGCCGACCTCGCCGCCGGCCGGCCGGTGGCGGACCCGACGGTCTACGTCAGCGCCCCCGACGACCCGGCGCTGCGTCCGGACGAGAACTCCGAGGCCTGGTTCGTCCTGGTCAACGCCCCCGTGCACGACCCGGAGCGCGGCACCGACTGGAGCGCACCCGACCTCGTGCGCCGGCACACCCGCACGGTGCTGGAGACCATGGCGTCGCGCGGTCTGGACGTCCGGGACAGGCTGCGTTGGAGCGAGGTCCGCACCCCCGCCGACCTCGAACGCCGCACCGGCAGCGACGGCGGGGCGATCTACGGGACGGCCAGCAACGGGGCGCGCTCGGCCTTCCTGCGCCCGGCGAACCGCTCACCCGTCCCGGGGTTGTTCCTCGTCGGGGGCAGTTCGCACCCGGGTGGGGGGCTGCCCCTGGTGGGTCTCTCGGCGCGGATCGTCACCGACCTCATCGGGCCGGCCTAG
- a CDS encoding glycosyltransferase family A protein, with the protein MNWWRTLTWAGTASAVALTAHSLVNARALRLPPLDPPPVPGRISVLVPVRDEEDRVEACLTSLLDQLSVPDYEVLVLDDASTDRTADIVAAIAAADPRVRLLRSDGPEPGWLGKTHACHLLAQAAGGEVLVFVDADVVLAPHAVAAGVDLLRSTGLDLVSPYPRQLADTWSERLVQPLLQWSWLTTLPLRRAEVSPRASLAAANGQFLLVDTAAYRDADGHAAVRAEVLDDLALLRSVKAHGGRGGVADGTALATCRMYGGWDELREGYAKSLWSAFGSAPAAGAVGAALALAYLVPPVAALTGSKAGALGYLAGVVGRYAAAERTGGRSVPDAFAHPASIAVFLGLLADSWRRHGRGELTWKGRTL; encoded by the coding sequence GTGAACTGGTGGCGCACCCTCACCTGGGCCGGGACGGCGAGCGCCGTGGCGCTGACCGCCCACTCGCTGGTGAACGCCCGCGCGTTGCGACTCCCTCCGCTCGATCCACCGCCGGTCCCGGGACGGATCAGCGTGCTGGTGCCGGTGCGCGACGAGGAGGACCGCGTCGAGGCCTGCCTGACCTCGCTGCTGGACCAGCTCAGCGTCCCCGACTACGAGGTGCTCGTCCTGGACGACGCCTCGACCGACCGCACGGCCGACATCGTCGCGGCGATCGCCGCCGCCGACCCACGGGTCCGGTTGCTGCGCAGCGACGGCCCGGAACCGGGCTGGCTGGGGAAGACCCACGCCTGCCACCTGCTGGCCCAGGCCGCCGGGGGTGAGGTGCTGGTCTTCGTGGACGCGGACGTGGTGCTCGCCCCGCACGCCGTGGCGGCGGGGGTCGACCTGCTGCGCAGCACCGGCCTGGACCTGGTCAGTCCCTACCCCCGCCAGCTCGCCGACACCTGGAGCGAGCGGCTCGTGCAGCCGTTGTTGCAGTGGTCCTGGCTGACGACGTTGCCGCTGCGGCGGGCGGAGGTCTCGCCGCGGGCGAGCCTCGCCGCCGCGAACGGGCAGTTCCTCCTCGTCGACACCGCCGCCTACCGCGACGCGGACGGGCACGCGGCGGTGCGGGCCGAGGTCCTCGACGACCTGGCCCTGCTGCGGTCGGTGAAGGCGCACGGTGGGCGCGGTGGGGTCGCCGACGGCACGGCGCTCGCGACGTGCCGGATGTACGGCGGCTGGGACGAGCTGCGCGAGGGGTACGCGAAGTCGTTGTGGTCGGCGTTCGGATCGGCCCCCGCGGCGGGCGCCGTGGGTGCGGCCCTGGCCCTGGCCTACCTCGTGCCGCCGGTCGCGGCCCTGACGGGGTCGAAGGCGGGGGCGCTCGGCTACCTCGCCGGCGTCGTCGGCCGCTACGCGGCGGCGGAGCGCACCGGTGGCCGTTCCGTTCCGGACGCGTTCGCGCACCCGGCCTCCATCGCCGTCTTCCTCGGGCTGCTGGCCGACTCCTGGCGCCGCCACGGCCGGGGCGAACTGACCTGGAAGGGGCGGACGCTCTGA